The sequence GAAAATAAGTGAAAGACTTACCTCAAGAACTGCCTTTGATAGCcacaaaaatgtcaaaattataACTCCGTTTACAGAAAATGACACCTACATCCAGTAAAACTCATGTTACTAACTTAAAAACCAGCCAATGTGGGAACCACATGTGCAACTCTAGATAGTCATACAAAGGTCAAAATACTCATTGGGAAATCAGAATAGAGAACGAAGCTTGGGGTTAACTCTCTCAAACATTGCAAAATGggaatataaaaacaaaaatccaTGAATAAGAAGCTAATAGATTCTTCAGTTCAAATTGAGAGACTAATAAACTCTTGAGCTGAGaatgaatatttaaaatgaaaaaattgccTGGTGAGCTTGCATAACGAATTATTAAATAAGGAATGTAAAACTCCTCACATAGAGACTGTCTGACTGGGGGAGTCAATGTTGCAGGATATGTTAGCTAAACATGTAGGGGTGCTCATTCCACTTCATCCATTTTCATCAAGAGAAGTTCAAAGTTCTCtattataatctttttttttttaattctgaaGCAATGTTCCCTCATTTTCTTGCTCGTCAATTCTAATCTACTGAGAGCTAATCATCTTGTCTTCAATGGAGAGGGATATGGCTATCTATGTGATCCACGGTACAAAAACAGGTGGTCTACTACCTACTGAGTTATACTTAGATAACATATAGAAACTGGGATCCACATAAATGAGAACCAAAAGTACAACAGAGAAATcactaaaaaaacaaaagaataatggTATCGGTCTCCAACAATAATCAAGACAACTTCCTTATATTATCGAAACTACAATTATATTATCGGAACTTCCTCAAAAGAGCAGGCATTCACACTTTGAGCATTGATCAGGCTAAAAAGAAGAGTTAACATTGTAATTCTGAACATAGTAAAAGGAGGCCTTTTCATGTTAGTTACAGTTGATCATACGAGTCTTGGGTTTTATTCCAAATGGATTCACAACGGCACTCTATGTGATGTGAATTCCAAGCAGAATCCCTGAGATCTTACATCTTTTGAGTCATTAAGATCCATAGAACATGTAGTACCCTTTTGCTGCCATTTTTAATGATATGCCTTTAAAGATGCATCGGTCTTCACAGGCTAAACTTCCTCGGGTATAGGTGTAACATTTGTAAGCATGATTGTTGTCTTATCCTTGATGTTATCAAGATttttaatgaaaggaaaaacaaGTCCTATCCATAGTGGAGAATGGAAATCATTACATccaagaaagaaaataaaaaaaaaacctataaTTTCAGTGTAGGTGGACTAAAAAGAAAGTAACTTTGATTACAAGTTATCGAATCAAATCATCCTTCACCGGGGGGAAAGAAAGGCTCACAGATACTTTAAACACCAGACATGATTAGTGAAGTAGGTAATCATCTTGCTGCTatgtctttgttttcctttattATTTCCCCTCCCAATGTCACAGGTCCAAGCAAGCACATGTAATCCATTAGTTTTCCTTCTTTGCAACAAAACAAGGTTCATACCGTTTGGATATGCTAAAGGAAATATGATATATCTCAACAATTCGAACTTAAATGTCTATAGTCGACCCAGAATAATTTTAAGCCAGAAACATAGTTGgttgatttatatatatgaatgaggTCAATTTCAATAACAGAGTTATCAttctattaataaaaaaacactTGATTTTGCTAAACTAAACCGTTATATAATGAGATTTAAACAGAAGAATACCAATTGACTAGAAATTGAATCAGGCAAAACGGAGCGAACAGCTTTTCTAGCTTTTCGAGAGAGCTTCTTGAAAACGTTCTGTATAAATTTAACGAGTAGATCCAAACTTCGATCTTCCTCTTCTTCGTCTTCATCGTCTTCATCTTCATCATGATCTCCGGTTACTATGTTGCCTGAGCCTCGATGACGGCTCCAATTTCGAGAATCGCCGATCAAATCATCACCATCCTAAGAAAATCAAATCCAAGTCCGAAATAAGCATTAAtaacatcaatttaaattttaaaaaacttatagCAAGGAAGGAATATTTTTACCTGAGGAAAATTGGAAATGCGTCTCGAAGCTTGAAGGCGAAAAGTGGAGATGGGGCGGAATTTGAAATGAAGATGATTGAATTGGGGAAGAGGGCTTGTGTAGTTGGAGTGGTAAAATTTGTAGAGGGTAAAGTGAAGAGATTTAGTGGTGGACTCCATCAAAATGCGTAGCAGTTCAATGCTAGAGCATCTAAAAAAACACAAGATCACTCTGCTGccaccttttctttttctttttttttaaataaaatctattttcatttttaatggtCTTACCAGATACAGTAAAAGATGGTACTCCGTATCATTTGTCCgtattatttatcatgttttttatttatagaatcAATTATGACTAatattctaaaatatattttttcattatattaatatgtattatatttgcaatttatagtaatttttatatagttgttgaatgtttaaattttttgtgcaaaatatcaaattaatgtaatctaatttaactttgaaaattagtcaaattgacttttcaaAATCGtaacatgataaataaaagtGGACGGACAGAATATACActtacaaaagaaaatatgtgTATACAATGTATAGGGATGGCAATTGGGGTTGGGTCAAATATGCACGGATTAAAATGGGTCGAGATAATAAATGATTCAAAACCCAATTCAATCTAAATTTGTTTGTGCTAAAATGGCCCGATAAAAATGGGTTAGAAACTGGTCATAAATTCATAATCCAACCCGTTTAATTTTTACTAAGTTTTAATAgttctatatttattattttataaatttttaatacctaataaactatttatttcttttattataactatatataatatctaaaataataataaaaatattgtaataaaatttttcaaaaataaatgtgaattaaatattaactagattaataaattaaaacaaaattgagCTAATAAAAAATCGAGTCAATAACCAACCTAAACCTGAAAAAGCTGAATCAAGCTTGGACTTGATTTTGCTATCCATAAGACATTACGAATTAAGGAGAAGAATAAAGGAGGAGGATATCACTACCTCTCCCACGAAAAAAAGGTGTGACAATATTAGGATCCCTATTTAAgcaaaattgaataaaatatgtTCAGTTAATAGTTTGGTTATGAAATATATGAACAAAACTATCTTTGGTTAATAATTTTGGTTATCATAATAATTTGGTCCAAAACTATCTTTTGCCTTCAGTATATCCGAATGTTGATGTGACTGAGCTCAAATTTGTTTGGACTTATATTATATCAAGAACAATATGTAACCCAATCTCACTACACCACAAAATTTTCTGATTATCCAAAAATATAACTGTGGGGTTTCaatatttcaatttcattgTCACTTTCTGTAGAACACAGTGCACCTGTACTTGTTCTCCAACTTTCTAGACGTCTCTCTTTCACATTCCACTCGAAATCTTCTCTTCCTTAAATGGATTCcataatgtttttcaatttccaAGAACCCAATTTCAGTTTAGAGTATTTTTCATCGCATCCACATGGCAACTCTTTCTGCtacttcatcttcatcttcttcttcttggtCCCTCAAAAACAAGAGGCCCCATAACTTACCTCCTATTTCTTCAATTTCCAAGAACCCAATTTGCCGAAATACCCTCTTCCCGTTTTCCTCGTACAACCcaaaaagattgaatctttatgTTCCTTAcaaaaaaagattgaatttttatgttaaagCTGCCGAAGAAGATGAACcctcatcttcttcttctgtgGCTGTAGCTTCAGAAGAAAATGATTCTCCAAAGAATGATGCCCATATTCAAGAGAGTGAGAGTGGTCCTCAGCATGAGTCTGAGTCTGAGAGGATAGAGAGGGAGAAACAACAAGAAATGGATTGGAAGACAGATGAGGAATTCAAGAAGTTTATGGGGAATCCCTCAATTGAGGCTGCTATTAAACTTGAGAAAAAGAGAGCTGATAGATGTAAGAGTtagtgtttcaattaattttgaaacaaattcatcTGTTTTGAATTAACAAATACATGAATGTGAGTTGTAACATTCATTTACTTTAAAACTATGTTATAAACATTTgcaagaagttttttttttttttaaattctacgTTATGATTTTTGGAAAGATAAGTTTTTTGTTTCCAATTCATGAACCTaataaattctattaattaaaaaaaaaaagaaaaaaaaaactttttcttgcaaaactttttatcctataaattgagtttcttttggttgaaaaagaaaagcatTCAAACAAAAATACTTTCCCTTGAAAACACTTGTGAGACATTGATCAAAAGGTGAAATCACCAATTCAAGAATAGAAGAGCAACATTTTTGAATGCTACTTGTTTTGTGGCTTAGTTGAATCCCGAAGatagagttgttatttattcttccGATTGCTCGTGGGAGAGACTCCAACTATCTTCAAGAAACGTATTAACGTGCCTCTAAGCCAAgcaagttttattttgtattccttataatttttatcattcttgttcatttgttctAGCAATTTGAAGATAGTTGTCTCTATGGCATCCACATCAATAACGAACAGTGTTCCATCTTTGCCTAAtcctaattttgaaatatttgatggtAAAGACTTTTCTAGATGGCGTGGAAAGATGGAATTCTTTTTAAGACGATTAAAGTTAGCGTATGTTCTTGAGAAACCTTGTCCTGAGGCTCCTAGTTCTGAGGTAGCAACGGACGAGGCTACtttaattaaagaacaaatTGCCAAATGGCAAGATGATGATTACTTATGCAAGAATTATATTCTTGGAGGAATGtccaataaatattatgatcaatattatattaagtgTAAATTTGCTAAGGAGATTTGGGATACTCTTAAAGCTATTCATTTAGCAGAAGAGGCGAGTTCAAAGAAATTTCTTGTTTCAAATTATATGGAGTTCAAAATGGTTGATGACAAGTCAATCACTGAACAAGTACAAGAATTTCAACTTATAGctaataaaattgttataacTGGAATTGCTCTTGATGAAAACTTTCATGTTGGTGCGATTGTCTCAAAACTTCCTCCATCTTGGAAAGAGTACAGAAGCAAACTCTTACACAAGAAGGAAGATTTGACTCTTGAACAATTATTGCAACACTTGCAAATTGAACAAGAGACACGATACCGCGACAATAACATCTTGAGGGAGCCCATCATGAAAGCTCATGTTGTTgaagaaaagatcaagaagGAACCTgccaataataaatttttgaaggcAAAGAAGAGTAAAAATTTCAAGCGTACTAATTCTAATTCTAAGTCGATTGAATGTTATCATTGTCATAAAATTGGTCATTATGCACGTGATTGTAAAATTCTTAAAgctgaaaagaagaaagaaaaggcaaataacaatacaaaaaatgaacTGGTGGCAATGGTCACAGAAGCATTTGTAGCGGGAGATCAAGTGGAATGGTGGATAGACACTGGTGCAACTCGTCATATATCAGGTAATCGAAATTCTTTCACGACATATGAATTAGTGGGGGGCGATAAAGTTTTGCATATGGGAAACTCATCCTCTGCTAAGGTTGTGGGAAAGGGAACTGTTGAACTAAAATTCACTTCCGGAAAGATGATCACATTGATAGACGTATTGCATGTTCCCGATATTCGAAAGAACTTGGTGTCAGGTACGCTTCTTTCGAAGCAtggttttaaaatgatttttgaggcagataaatttattttgtctaaaCAAGGCATGTTTGTTGGAAAAGGTTATGCTACAAATGGCATGTTCAAACTcaatattgaaaatgaaaatatttctgcTTATATAGTGGAGTCTTTAgatttatggcatgaacgtcttggtcatgtGAATTTTAGATCC comes from Solanum pennellii chromosome 1, SPENNV200 and encodes:
- the LOC107014807 gene encoding protein SHORT HYPOCOTYL IN WHITE LIGHT 1 — its product is MESTTKSLHFTLYKFYHSNYTSPLPQFNHLHFKFRPISTFRLQASRRISNFPQDGDDLIGDSRNWSRHRGSGNIVTGDHDEDEDDEDEEEEDRSLDLLVKFIQNVFKKLSRKARKAVRSVLPDSISSQLVSFSVNGVIILTFLWLSKAVLEVFCTLGSVLFASILLIRGVWTGISYLQNNGNLRTDDDDGRAWSGMQPTS